One stretch of Podospora pseudoanserina strain CBS 124.78 chromosome 4, whole genome shotgun sequence DNA includes these proteins:
- a CDS encoding hypothetical protein (EggNog:ENOG503P5J7), translating to MSSSRLHTIHALLDGYSSLSVDKMTERLSNDFTHHVLPASLDMPLRNRDEFAHHAGEIFSIFHTFHMVPLTMFEDDRQNMVVINARMEGILKNGAEWVNECVLMVRLSRDGQQVVAIEEFVDSFKAVEMKKRHAPTMDVRSTDMAGSAKEALFRSVALST from the coding sequence ATGTCTTCCTCCCGCCTCCACACCATTCACGCCCTCCTCGACGGCTACTCTTCCCTCTCCGTCGACAAGATGACCGAGCGTCTCTCCAACGACTTCACCCATCACGTCCTCCCCGCCAGCCTTGACATGCCCCTCCGAAACAGAGACGAGTTCGCCCACCACGCCGGCGAGATCTTTTCCATCTTTCACACCTTCCACATGGTCCCTCTCACCATGTTTGAGGACGACAGGCAAAACATGGTCGTCATCAACGCCAGAATGGAGGGCATCCTCAAGAACGGCGCCGAGTGGGTCAACGAGTGCGTCCTGATGGTGCGTCTATCGAGGGACGGCCAGCAGGtcgtggccatcgaggaGTTTGTCGATAGCTTCAAGGCcgtggagatgaagaagagacaTGCGCCCACGATGGATGTCCGCAGCACCGATATGGCTGGCAGCGCCAAGGAGGCCTTGTTTAGAAGTGTGGCTTTGTCTACTTGA
- a CDS encoding hypothetical protein (EggNog:ENOG503P6CE; COG:S) — translation MSEVKPPVQYASAPVAAPSGSQQHYVQHTPVWIVVARGAQVFFSLIILGMAGAVIHDVMIEELAFGIACVVFTWIVIGYVLITEKVSGAREAYNIWAVLSLDFLMAVLWLAALGSIAARRARFVVPVSTANCRDDGSAVSSKTCDVYPVKRALEKRGAVLTQMGLGLTSGAAGLSALMWLLFIATLVYHGHTFRLWHQANKKPADAELNAQGTPMLATQQQAAPAPGPVYNSQQQYQPQTQFPQQYPPQQQQQQQQQQQQPQQQPQQQPQQQPQQQQQYTAQPPQQYQQPQAPFQPSPVGTPSPYQQQYQTPQPTGTPQPYAYPQQQQQQQQQPHPYPQAAEAPGHPYYPPQQ, via the exons ATGTCCGAAGTCAAGCCCCCAGTTCAGTACGCTTCGGCGCCAGTTGCTGCACCGTCCGGAAGCCAGCAGCATTATGTCCAGCACACACCTGTGTGGATTGTGGTGGCCAGAGGCGCCcaggttttcttttctctcatAATCTTGGGTATGGCTGGCGCTGTCATCCATGACGTGATGATTGAGGAGCTCGCCTTTGGGATCGCTTGC GTTGTTTTTACGTGGATTGTTATCGGTTACGTTCTCATCACCGAGAAGGTGTCAGGGGCGCGTGAAGCGTATAATATTTGGGCTGTGCTGTCGCTTGATTTCTTGATGGCGGTTTTGTGGCTCGCCGCCTTGGGTTCCATTGCTGCCAGACGGGCACGATTCGTCGTGCCTGTCAGTACTGCAAATTGCCGCGATGACGGTTCCGCTGTCTCCAGCAAGACTTGCGATGTATATCCGGTGAAGCGAGCCCTCGAGAAACGCGGTGCCGTCTTGACCCAGATGGGGCTCGGCTTGACAAGCGGCGCCGCAGGTCTGAGCGCGCTCATGTG GCTCCTCTTTATCGCCACGCTTGTGTACCATGGCCATACATTCCGCCTTTGGCACCAGGCGAACAAGAAGCCTGCTGACGCCGAGCTGAATGCCCAAGGAACCCCGATGCTTGCCACACAGCAACAGGCCGCCCCTGCTCCTGGACCAGTTTACAActcccagcagcagtacCAGCCCCAGACCCAGTTTCCCCAGCAGTatcccccccagcaacagcaacaacaacaacaacaacaacaacaaccacagcaacaaccacagcaacaaccacagcaacaaccacagcagcaacagcaataTACTGCCCAGCCACCTCAGCAATATCAACAACCGCAGGCTCCCTTCCAGCCGAGCCCTGTAGGTACCCCAAGCCCTTATCAACAGCAATATCAAACGCCCCAGCCGACGGGCACCCCCCAGCCTTATGCCTatcctcagcaacagcagcagcagcagcagcagccacatcCGTACCCTCAGGCCGCGGAGGCTCCTGGACATCCGTATTACCCACCGCAGCAGTAG
- a CDS encoding hypothetical protein (EggNog:ENOG503P2UA; COG:A) translates to MMASVVLGNHAGSCSGVVGLPYGSCTVCSLPRFPYPGAFPACRIHYPSAWLSAIIKLIKHSATTILINTADAYTPPTMSEYWKSTPKYWCKHCSVYVRDTKLERANHESTGKHQGAIKRSLRDLHRSAEQEQREKDRAKREVERLNGVVSASGSGSGGAGAKKHGGSTSSAPPPPAPTGQLSQAERQRQLEQLAELGVNIPTELRKDMAMVGEWSVTSTRVVDDGDSGNKTADDTKDEGRAVGVKRERERTEEEKEQEEALNGLFKKRKRWGVGSKSMPEEEDKELEELLSGTIVKTKKEKDAEVKGEVKGEEGAPEVPVVKKEESQDGPALEAIQDVQDVQDEAPPAMVKQELGNEEPAVAAVVFKKRKPRNIRQK, encoded by the exons atgatggcgtctGTCGTGTTGGGTAATCATGCGGGATCCTGcagtggtgtggtgg GGCTGCCATATGGTTCGTGCACTGTTTGCTCGTTGCCAAGATTCCCATACCCCGGGGCTTTTCCGGCCTGCCGCATCCATTATCCATCTGCTTGGCtgtcagccatcatcaaactcatCAAACATTCTGCGACgaccatcctcatcaacacagCTGACGCCTACACACCGCCCACAATGTCGGAATACTGGAAATCAACCCCCAAGTACTGGTGCAAACACTGCTCCGTCTACGTCCGCGACACCAAGCTCGAGCGCGCCAACCACGAGTCTACGGGCAAACACCAGGGCGCCATCAAGCGCTCCCTTCGCGACCTCCACAGATCCGCCGAGCAAGAACAACGAGAGAAGGACAGGGccaagagggaggtggaaagGCTCAATGGAGTTGTTTCCGCGTcagggagtgggagtggagGCGCCGGGGCGAAGAAACATGGCGGCAGCACTAGCAGcgcgccaccaccaccagcgccaacAGGGCAGCTATCACAGGCTGAACGACAGAGACAACTGGAGCAGCTGGCCGAGTTGGGGGTGAATATCCCGACCGAACTGAGGAAGGATATGGCtatggtgggggagtggagCGTCACTTCTACGAGGGTCGTTGACGATGGAGATTCTGGCAATAAGACTGCTGATGATACCAAAGATGAGGGCAGAGCGGTGGGGGTCAAGAGGGAAAGAGAAAGgacagaagaagaaaaggaacaaGAGGAGGCGCTGAATGGGCTGTTCAAGAAACGGAagaggtggggggttggatcGAAAAGCATgccagaagaagaggataaagagttggaggagctgctgaGTGGGACGATTGTCAAGaccaagaaagagaaggacgCCGAGGTTAAGGGCGAAgtcaagggggaggagggtgcgcCTGAGGTTCCAGTCGTtaagaaggaggaaagccAGGACGGGCCTGCTCTGGAAGCCATCCAAGATGTCCAAGATGTCCAAGATGAGGCGCCTCCAGCCATGGTCAAACAGGAGCTCGGCAACGAAGAGCCGGCTGTTGCAGCGGTTGTTTTCAAAAAGCGCAAGCCTAGAAACATACGGCAAAAGTAG
- a CDS encoding hypothetical protein (COG:H; EggNog:ENOG503NYQI), whose product MKLTAGHALRETFKRVCIVHSAEQVPFGPYCAGVEGHCISAKVENEMLRKLDGVWSVSKAIQRYAWEHGRLQTKFLAHTPWTFLDVDTGRMPAIRNNVDKEEIGMVNPAPIKGLDIVLGLAAKFPHMKFVTWTSWGSKPRHIERIKAYPNIRIEATTPNTDDIWDRIKILLAPSIWHEAWGLIVTEAQLRGIPVIASNSGGLPEAKVNVPPIIPINPVTGHQRDENGDYIIPDQDIGPWEEALEKLMTDREEYLTLAALSAVKTAGWLKSVGQRTHERWLQSMM is encoded by the exons ATGAAGCTCACAGCTGGTCATGCTCTTCGGGAGACGTTCAAACGGGTGTGTATTGTGCACTCGGCGGAACAAGTTCCTTTTGGTCCCTACTGTGCAGGTGTAGAGGGCCACTGTATCTCCGCCAAGGTGGAAAATGAGATGCTGCGCAAGTTGGACGGGGTCTGGTCCGTGTCCAAGGCCATTCAACGTTACGCATGGGAGCATGGCAGGCTTCAGACCAAGTTTCTGGCGCACACACCTTGGACTTTTCTCGATGTTGACACTGGTCGGATGCCGGCTATTCGAAACAATGTCgacaaggaggagattggtATGGTCAACCCGGCCCCCATCAAAGGCTTGGATATTGTGCTTGGCCTGGCTGCCAAGTTCCCACACATGAAGTTTGTCACATGGACTAGCTGGGGGTCCAAACCTCGACACATTGAGAGAATAAAGGCTTATCCCAATATCCg CATCGAGGCGACTACCCCGAACACCGACGACATTTGGGACCGCATCAAGATTCTTCTCGCCCCATCCATCTGGCACGAAGCCTGGGGGCTTATTGTTACGGAGGCGCAGCTTCGTGGTATCCCTGTCATTGCTTCCAATTCTGGCGGGCTCCCTGAGGCCAAGGTCAACGTCCCTCCCATCATTCCCATCAACCCTGTCACCGGTCATCAGCGAGATGAGAATGGGGACTACATCATTCCAGATCAAGATATTGGACcttgggaggaggctttggAAAAGCTGATGACGGACCGCGAGGAGTACCTCACTTTGGCCGCTTTGTCTGCCGTAAAAACAGCAGGCTGGCTTAAGAGTGTTGGCCAGAGGACTCATGAGAGATGGCTACAATCCATGATGTGA
- a CDS encoding hypothetical protein (EggNog:ENOG503NXRK; COG:G; COG:M): MSKALLITGATGKQGGAVIDALVDRDASGSSPFTILAVTRHPDSASAKRLVSRGPNIKLVKGDLDNVPALFEEALRANDNKPIWGVYSVQVSMGPGVTVESEVKQGTALIDSALEAGVEHFVYSSVERGGDEKSWDNPTPIPHFQSKQKIETHLRDAQEGKPGAAMGWTILRPVAFMDNLAPGFPTKVFMAALRNWLGDNGKPLQWIATADIGVFAAMAFEDPEKWNRKAVGLAGDELTVEQLGRAFTKATGQPAPITYWFLGSALTYAVKEMGTMIAWFASDGYAADIEARRRDYSGLMTMEQWLQKKSGWAQSK, translated from the coding sequence ATGTCCAAAgctctcctcatcaccggcgcAACCGGCAAGCAAGGCGGAGCCGTCATCGACGCCCTCGTTGACCGTGATGCCTCCGGTTCCTCCCCTTTCACTATCCTTGCCGTCACCCGCCATCCAGATTCCGCCTCTGCCAAGCGGTTGGTCTCCCGCGGCCCCAACATCAAGCTTGTCAAAGGTGATCTTGACAATGTCCCTGCCCTCTTCGAAGAGGCCCTCAGGGCAAACGACAACAAGCCCATCTGGGGTGTTTACTCGGTGCAGGTCTCCATGGGTCCCGGTGTCACCGTCGAAAGTGAAGTCAAACAGGGCACCGCTCTCATCGACAGCGCCCTCGAGGCAGGAGTCGAGCACTTTGTCTACTCCAGTGTTGAAAGAGGCGGCGATGAAAAGTCGTGGGACAACCCTACCCCCATTCCCCATTTCCAGTCCAAGCAGAAGATTGAGACGCACCTGCGTGATGCCCAGGAGGGCAAGCCGGGTGCTGCTATGGGGTGGACTATTTTGCGGCCAGTGGCATTCATGGACAACCTTGCCCCTGGCTTCCCTACCAAGGTTTTCATGGCTGCGttgaggaactggctgggTGACAATGGGAAGCCGTTGCAGTGGATTGCCACGGCAGACATTGGTGTCTTTGCTGCCATGGCATTCGAGGATCCTGAGAAGTGGAACAGGAAGGCGGTTGGGCTGGCGGGTGATGAGTTGACTGTTGAGCAGCTGGGTAGGGCGTTCACCAAGGCTACTGGACAGCCTGCGCCGATCACGTACTGGTTTTTGGGCAGTGCGTTGACGTATGcggtgaaggagatgggAACCATGATTGCGTGGTTTGCGAGCGATGGGTATGCAGCTGATATTGaggcgaggagaagagatTACTCGGGTCTGATGACGATGGAGCAGTGGTTGCAGAAGAAGAGTGGATGGGCTCAGTCAAAGTAA
- a CDS encoding hypothetical protein (COG:H; EggNog:ENOG503NYQI), whose product MRLLLVQTAHGLTPSSGGYKANVCLLRNLSRLGHATAQVCYAFPEELDKYARRAKAKGVYPGVIGLEPVIVTDGKNQEHKLHINEFTDEWGILNTTIARHEFKAAYPAGEF is encoded by the coding sequence ATGCGCTTGCTGCTTGTCCAGACGGCCCATGGCCTGACTCCTTCTTCGGGCGGCTACAAGGCGAATGTCTGTCTCCTACGCAACCTGAGCAGGCTGGGCCATGCCACTGCCCAGGTCTGCTATGCCTTCCCCGAGGAGCTCGATAAATATGCTAGGAgagccaaggccaagggaGTCTATCCTGGCGTGATAGGCTTGGAACCTGTCATTGTCACCGATGGCAAGAACCAGGAGCACAAGCTCCATATCAACGAATTTACCGACGAGTGGGGGAtactcaacaccaccattgcGCGTCATGAGTTCAAAGCTGCCTATCCAGCCGGCGAGTTCTAG
- a CDS encoding hypothetical protein (COG:M; EggNog:ENOG503Q4W8), with translation MRVFREGRPNPMLAEYLELRKQEYTTLYDRWCNGAQPYDLPPPHWPPAKSMLNRLPHELHLLIFCYLYQADLFHLALTCRYLADLAIPALYSRDVAEFDCLSLRWACTFSFLETLDRALSHGASVNHRFDHGTAVDCTWVIRDPDFHECMFNTPLKLAIYIDDALLVRSLCQRGADVNSPDSYSVNCYAYRLKASYPLHRTMDDTPSLQRGNPRIVQALLEAGADPNLYTGWSWRFYGRYPYDARHELPLGLAMQSSVPAETVQLLLQHGADPLLKGQYGTCQRIFHLNSRPDVSAPVITTNITRDAYPSGLYGELTPLMAYLASSGRDTCSFDEEKVRLLLQYGAGRDAQRIVAMLASDQECPWYNRDSTPEVFRIFALSLSQPPGLDMVSFAQREISPFLAVTQLTDRWITHCSTVYGLGHTAIDFLQITSGLLRRMGEACETDGETLFGRPSAAVDTRDLSNNYNSTWWTSDLTALRWVCLPFGFLGSSTLVTSLLAMGADMDRRDSEGMTPLHFASMFASGDRVRPLVEFLGGPEISGLAIDARDVVGWTPLHFACFFGLSTQLDEQVRAARLLLDNGADIHAQTIGGWAPIALAVKNANLGLVRLLLERGARRRDMFGPPGYESLRAKMFFCRCLGLSSFGSEHWRASRQNPRRGSSLTRRINELRRFAAAADGGDEEYCTPQVPLLLTLPRHAPSNSAYIANLRAANIFYEHETLSLLNPFSRNSPALNGRAELIRTNVDEYADQVLRNLARNNTTSAIRAQLFSRDGMYYDQAPKLAVQCVGRCYIQDGDDDGD, from the coding sequence ATGAGGGTCTTCCGCGAGGGCCGTCCCAACCCGATGCTTGCCGAGTATCTCGAGCTTAGAAAGCAGGAATACACAACATTGTACGATCGATGGTGCAACGGTGCCCAACCTTACGACTTGCCTCCCCCGCATTGGCCTCCGGCAAAGTCCATgctcaaccgcctcccccacgaACTGCACCTCCTCATATTCTGCTACCTGTACCAGGCcgacctcttccacctcgccCTCACTTGCCGCTACTTGGCCGACCTTGCCATTCCCGCCTTGTACTCCCGCGACGTTGCCGAGTTCGACTGCCTCTCCCTCCGATGGGCCTGCACTTTCAGCTTCCTAGAAACGCTCGACCGTGCCCTGTCCCATGGCGCGTCGGTCAACCACCGATTCGACCACGGCACCGCGGTAGACTGTACCTGGGTCATCCGCGATCCCGATTTTCACGAGTGCATGTTCAACACCCCACTAAAGCTCGCCATCTACATAGACGACGCCTTGCTGGTGCGATCACTTTGCCAGAGAGGCGCCGACGTCAACTCTCCTGACAGCTATTCGGTCAACTGCTACGCCTACCGACTGAAAGCTTCATATCCTCTCCACCGCACCATGGATGACACACCCAGCCTTCAGCGCGGAAACCCCCGTATTGTTCAGGCCCTTTTGGAGGCCGGGGCCGACCCCAATCTGTACACTGGCTGGTCCTGGCGCTTTTATGGCCGGTACCCGTACGACGCACGGCACGAGCTTCCTTTGGGACTTGCAATGCAGTCGTCCGTACCGGCAGAAACagtccaactcctcctgcAACACGGGGCTGATCCGCTGCTCAAGGGACAGTACGGTACGTGCCAGAGGATTTTCCACTTGAACTCGCGCCCTGATGTATCCGCCCCGGTGATCACGACCAACATAACAAGGGATGCATATCCGAGCGGGCTGTATGGTGAACTTACTCCCTTGATGGCATATCTAGCGTCCAGTGGCCGGGACACTTGTTCTTTTGATGAAGAAAAGGtgcggttgctgttgcagTATGGGGCTGGTCGTGATGCTCAACGTATAGTTGCTATGCTCGCGAGCGATCAGGAGTGCCCATGGTATAACAGGGATAGCACCCCCGAGGTCTTCCGGATATTCGCCCTAAGCTTGTCCCAGCCGCCTGGCTTAGATATGGTGAGTTTCGCCCAACGCGAGATTTCTCCTTTTCTGGCTGTTACTCAGTTGACCGACCGCTGGATAACACACTGCTCCACTGTCTACGGGCTTGGTCACACGGCTATAGACTTCCTTCAAATCACCTCTGGCCTGCTAAGACGCATGGGCGAAGCATGCGAGACGGATGGCGAGACTCTGTTCGGCAGaccctccgccgccgttgaCACCCGAGACTTATCCAACAACTACAATTCGACCTGGTGGACCAGTGATTTGACCGCGCTCCGCTGGGTCTGTCTGCCGTTTGGCTTCCTTGGTTCTTCCACCCTCGTCACTTCTCTGCTTGCAATGGGAGCAGACATGGACAGAAGAGACTCGGAAGGCATGACACCACTTCACTTCGCGTCCATGTTTGCCTCGGGGGACAGGGTCCGTCCTTTGGTGGAGTTTCTCGGCGGTCCAGAGATTTCTGGCCTGGCAATCGATGCCCGTGACGTGGTAGGTTGGACCCCGCTTCACTTTGCCTGTTTCTTTGGTCTGTCCACCCAGCTCGACGAGCAAGTTAGGGCAGcacgccttcttctcgacaaCGGTGCGGATATCCACGCCCAGACCATCGGTGGCTGGGCACCTATTGCACTAGCTGTCAAGAATGCAAATCTCGGGCTGGTAAGGCTTCTGCTAGAACGAGGCGCTCGCCGGAGGGACATGTTCGGGCCTCCTGGATACGAATCTTTACGGGCCAAGATGTTCTTTTGCAGATGTCTCGGGCTTTCTTCGTTCGGCAGTGAACATTGGCGCGCTTCCCGCCAGAATCCGCGACGGGGTAGCAGCCTGACGAGACGGATCAATGAGTTGAGGCgctttgctgctgcggccgatggtggtgatgaagagtATTGTACGCCCCAGGTTCCACTGCTTTTGACCCTGCCACGACATGCACCATCGAACAGCGCGTACATTGCCAACCTTAGGGCTGCCAATATATTCTATGAACATGAGACGCTCTCGTTGCTCAACCCCTTTAGTAGGAACTCGCCAGCTTTGAATGGTCGGGCGGAACTCATCAGGACCAACGTCGATGAATATGCGGATCAGGTGCTGCGCAACCTTGCACGCAACAACACGACGAGTGCGATAAGGGCGCAGCTTTTCTCCAGGGACGGCATGTACTATGATCAAGCACCGAAGCTGGCTGTCCAGTGTGTAGGTAGGTGCTACATtcaggatggtgatgacgatggggatTGA
- a CDS encoding hypothetical protein (EggNog:ENOG503P2I8; COG:S): protein MKFHVITLLAAILGPAVVAAQGVTEKIAPTATGAAGCEPTIDGKFEIAIVDVGSVQKRDFIEHKKRTACTGNGVLLAELNDGVITDSAGRTGYIASNYQFQFDDPPQAGAIYTAGFSHCPNGSLALGDSAVWYQCRSGNFYNLYDRYWAEQCSPVEILVLPCGGAGVVDNGQHTVGTEMATTTVVIPLADGQPQVVTTTVPIPICQIGDGQIQGHTTPCAALTVPPSSAASVNIPPVSQLSDGQIQVTQKPTPTPSAAGGPLPPTSNETIQTPGVVPTEPAVVPTRAPGVNSAGRLQVASALLVGVVGIFCLL from the exons ATGAAGTTCCACGTGATCACCCTGCTCGCAGCCATCTTGGGtccggccgtggtggcggCCCAAGGCGTTACCGAGAAGATTGCGCCGACCGCCACTGGTGCCGCTGGCTGTGAGCCCACCATCGATGGTAAATTCGAGATCGCCATCGTGGATGTGGGTAGTGTCCAGAAGCGCGACTTTATCGAACACAAG AAGCGCACCGCTTGCACTGGCAACGGTGTCCTGCTTGCCGAACTCAACGATGGAGTCATTACCGATTCTGCCGGTCGCACTGGCTACATCGCCAGCAACTATCAGTTTCAGTTTGACGATCCCCCCCAGGCAGGTGCCATCTACACGGCTGGTTTCTCCCACTGTCCCAACGGCTCCTTGGCTTTGGGTGACTCCGCTGTTTGGTACCAGTGCCGCTCTGGCAACTTTTACAACCTGTACGATCGTTACTGGGCCGAGCAATGCTCTCCAGTTGAGATTCTGGTTTTGCCCTGCGGTGGTGCCGGCGTTGTCGACAATGGCCAGCACACAGTCGGCACCgagatggccaccaccaccgtggTGATCCCCTTGGCGGATGGGCAGCCTCAGGTTGTCACGACCACTGTGCCAATCCCGATTTGCCAAATCGGCGATG GCCAGATTCAGGGCCACACCACGCCCTGCGCGGCACTGACGGttcctccctcttcggcCGCATCTGTCAACATCCCACCTGTCTCTCAGCTCTCGGATGGACAGATCCAAGTTACGCAGAAGCCCACTCCCACGCCTTCTGCGGCTGGTGGCCCTCTCCCGCCAACGAGCAACGAGACCATCCAAACCCCCGGTGTTGTTCCCACAGAGCCAGCCGTCGTCCCCACTAGAGCTCCGGGCGTCAACTCTGCCGGCAGATTGCAAGTGGCCTCCGCCCTTTTGGTGGGAGTCGTCGGCATCTTCTGCCTTCTCTAA
- a CDS encoding hypothetical protein (EggNog:ENOG503PGMM) — translation MSYTASAKQIGDKVNMSYAGNSKVGFPNIYEDSNQKNIKKSEIDEMTRHSGENVKGFMPKDQPGEVNRLYEEKFKRERADALKNDPTLAATLNNNKPSKGAIIDKEIEEEERAMLEKKKGKGMTGESHY, via the exons ATGTCCTATACAGCATCAGCCAAGCAAATCGGCGACAAAGTAAACATGTCCTACGCCGGAAACTCCAAGGTTGGGTTCCCTAACATCTATGAGGACTCCAACCAGAAGAACATCAAGAAATCCGAGATTGACGAGATGACGAGGCACTCGGGGGAGAATGTCAAGGGTTTCATGCCAA AGGATCAACCTGGCGAGGTGAACAGGTTGTACGAGGAGAAG TTCAAGAGAGAGCGGGCCGACGCCCTGAAGAATGACCCAACCCTAGCG GCgaccctcaacaacaacaagccttCGAAAGGTGCGATAATTgacaaggagattgaggaggaagagcgggCGAtgcttgagaagaagaagggcaagggcatGACAGGGGAGAGCCATTACTAG
- a CDS encoding hypothetical protein (EggNog:ENOG503P3ED; COG:S) gives MVSLPTPDAIAGTTIAFSFILLGNAITQSFMGVPALLIDFPRPSSPDHPRAARLLGRQWPVFWQVGNVFFRPISTLGILGYGYTAFSSWRYASAMAAENGWHTALVPAHGQVERGNWKIWGVCALCHLVTVVHSALNMQPLNAKLEGLSAVEVVDGGNKRTDGVVEGAGSKGKGGVDVSLAEYYARRWIKLNLVRALMPLVAGSLGLWQSLGAKEVPVKGVIV, from the coding sequence ATGGtcagcctccccaccccGGACGCCATAGCCGGCACAACaatcgccttctccttcatcctcctcggcaacgCAATCACGCAGTCCTTCATGGGCGTGCCCGCCCTCCTGATTGACTTCCCCCgcccatcctcccccgaccACCCCCGCGCCGCCCGCCTCTTGGGTCGCCAGTGGCCCGTCTTCTGGCAGGTAGGCAATGTGTTCTTCCggcccatctccacccttGGCATCCTCGGGTATGGGTACACTGCCTTCTCGTCCTGGAGATATgcctcggccatggcggcggaGAACGGGTGGCATACCGCGCTCGTGCCTGCGCATGggcaggtggagagggggaattGGAAGATTTGGGGGGTTTGCGCGCTGTGTCACTTGGTTACTGTTGTTCATAGCGCCTTGAACATGCAGCCGCTGAATGCGAAGTTGGAGGGGCTGAGTGCggtagaggtggtggatggggggaacAAGAGGACTGATGGGGTTGTCGAGGGGGCGGGGAgtaaggggaaggggggagtggATGTGAGTTTGGCAGAGTATTATGCTAGGAGGTGGATCAAGTTGAACTTGGTGAGGGCGTTGATGCCGCTTGTggcggggagtttggggctGTGGCAGAGTTTGGGGGCGAAGGAGGTGCCGGTGAAGGGGGTCATTGTGTAG